One Indicator indicator isolate 239-I01 chromosome 21, UM_Iind_1.1, whole genome shotgun sequence DNA segment encodes these proteins:
- the RPS13 gene encoding 40S ribosomal protein S13, with protein sequence MGRMHAPGKGLSQSALPYRRSVPTWLKLTSDDVKEQIYKLAKKGLTPSQIGVILRDSHGVAQVRFVTGNKILRILKSKGLAPDLPEDLYHLIKKAVAVRKHLERNRKDKDAKFRLILIESRIHRLARYYKTKRVLPPNWKYESSTASALVA encoded by the exons ATGGGTCGCATGCACGCTCCCGG AAAGGGCTTGTCCCAGTCAGCCTTGCCCTACAGACGCAGCGTGCCAACG TGGCTGAAACTTACTTCTGATGATGTAAAGGAACAGATCTACAAGTTGGCTAAAAAAGGCCTGACTCCTTCTCAAATCG GTGTGATCTTGAGGGATTCCCATGGTGTTGCCCAGGTTCGCTTTGTTACTGGCAACAAAATTCTGAGAATCCTTAAATCAAAGGGACTGGCCCCAGACCTTCCAGAAGATCTCTACCACTTGATCAAGAAAGCTGTTGCTGTTCGCAAGCATCTTGAGAGAAATAGAAAG GATAAAGATGCCAAGTTCCGCCTGATTCTGATTGAAAGCAGAATCCACCGGCTGGCTCGCTACTATAAAACCAAGAGAGTGCTGCCACCTAACTGGAAGTA tGAATCATCAACAGCTTCTGCCCTGGTCGCATAA